The Cervus canadensis isolate Bull #8, Minnesota chromosome 29, ASM1932006v1, whole genome shotgun sequence genome includes a window with the following:
- the TMEM132A gene encoding transmembrane protein 132A isoform X5 — MQQQQPLLQTVWHGLQSPPLATVSPSAPSTVDCDQDPLDPVYLPAALGLLDAPEHFRVQQVVPPRVTDPHQRPVPWDVRAVSVEAAVTPAEPHARVLFHLRGQDWPPGPGSLPCARLHATHPAGTAHRACRFQPSLGACVVELEFPSHWFSQGSATRAELAYTLEPAAEGPGGCESGGEEDPGEQALPVGSVELRPADPPQHQEVPLDEAVTLRVPDVPVRPGQLFSATLLLRHNFTAGVLTLRIKVKKGLHVMAARLAQPTLWTAKLDRFKGSKHHTTLITCHRVGPVEPNSSSPLELSEFLWVDFLVENGTSGGVAVTRPVTWQLEYPGQAPEAEKDKMVWEILVSERDIRALVPLAKAEELVNTAPLTGVPRRVPVRLVTVDSGGALVEVTEHIGCESANTQVLQVSEACDAVFVSGKESRGARGVRVDFWWRRLRASLRMTVWAPLLPLRIEVTDTTLEQVRGWRVPGPAEGALEPEAAGVEEAERRARGCRLQYQRAGVRFLVPFAAHPLDGGRRLTHLLGPDWLLDVSHLVAPHARVQDPRVASLEGGRVLVGREPGVTSIEVRSPLSDSILGEQALAVTDDKVSVLELRVQPVMGISLALSRGTAHPGEVTATCWAQSALPAPKQEVALSLWLSFSDHTLAPAELYDHHDLGLSVSAEEPGAVLPAEEQGAHLRVVVSGAGAEGLPLHVALHPPEPCRRGRHRVPLASGTAWLGRPPAPTPAPALPSSPAQSSSPALEASVGGGRRAAGSMGGSGDVRGKFEQTEEEAGKEEAEAREEDEDEGEEEMVPAPQRVTELELGMYALLGIFCLAILIFLVNGVVFVLRYQRKEPPDGAADPASPQPHNWVWLGTDQEELSRQLDRQSPGPPKGEGGCPCESGGGGEALTLAQAQAQAPAGGTTSSSGTLARKEAGGRRKRVEFVTFAPAPPAQLPEEPVGAPAVQSILVAGEEDIRWVCEDMGLKDPEELRSYMERIRGSS, encoded by the exons ATGCAGCAGCAACAACCCCTCCTCCAGACCGTGTGGCACGGTTTACAGAGCCCTCCGCTGGCTACCGTGTCACCAAGTGCTCCTTCTACAG TGGACTGTGACCAGGACCCCCTGGACCCCGTCTACCTGCCGGCGGCCCTGGGACTCCTGGATGCCCCTGAGCACTTCCGTGTGCAGCAG GTGGTCCCTCCTCGGGTCACTGACCCACACCAACGGCCAGTCCCATGGGACGTGAGGGCTGTATCAGTGGAAGCGGCCGTGACTCCAGCAGAGCCCCACGCCCGTGTCCTCTTCCACCTCAGAGGGCAGGATTggcccccagggcctggcagcCTGCCCTGTGCCCGGCTCCATGCCACACACCCTGCAGGCACTGCTCACCGAGCCTGCCGCTTCCAG CCATCCCTGGGCGCCTGTGTGGTGGAGCTGGAGTTCCCTTCGCACTGGTTCTCCCAGGGCTCCGCCACCCGGGCAGAGCTGGCCTACACGCTGGAGCCAGCAGCTGAGGGTCCTGGGGGCTGTGAGTCTGGCGGGGAGGAAGACCCCGGGGAGCAGGCCCTCCCAGTGGGCAGTGTGGAGCTGCGCCCAGCGGACCCCCCACAGCACCAAGAGGTGCCCCTGGATGAGGCAGTGACTCTGCGGGTGCCTGACGTGCCTGTGCGGCCCGGCCAGCTCTTCAGCGCCACCCTCCTGCTTCGGCACAACTTCACGGCTGGTGTCCTGACCCTGCG gaTCAAGGTAAAGAAGGGGCTGCACGTGATGGCTGCCCGCCTAGCCCAGCCCACCCTCTGGACTGCCAAGCTGGACCGCTTCAAGGGCTCCAAGCACCACACCACTCTCATAACCTGCCATCGAGTCGGGCCAGTGGAGCCAAACTCCAG CAGCCCCCTTGAACTGTCCGAGTTCCTGTGGGTGGACTTTTTGGTGGAGAATGGCACTAGTGGGGGCGTGGCAGTCACTCGCCCTGTCACCTGGCAGCTAGAGTACCCAGGCCAGGCCCCCGAAGCAGAGAAGGACAAAATGGTGTGGGAGATCCTGGTGTCGGAGCGGGACATAAGAGCCCTCGTCCCACTGGCCAAG gctgaggagctCGTGAACACGGCGCCGTTGACTGGAGTGCCGCGGCGTGTCCCTGTGCGCCTTGTCACCGTGGACAGTGGCGGAGCTCTGGTGGAGGTGACAGAACACATCGGCTGCGAGTCGGCCAACACACAGGTCCTGCAG GTGTCTGAGGCCTGTGACGCTGTGTTTGTGTCCGGCAAGGAGAGCCGGGGCGCTCGGGGGGTGCGGGTGGATTTCTGGTGGCGCCGGCTGCGGGCCTCGCTGCGGATGACAGTGTGGGCCCCACTGCTGCCCCTGCGCATCGAGGTGACTGACACCACCCTCGAGCAGGTCCGAGGCTGGAGGGTACCTGGCCCAGCGGAAGG GGCGCTGGAGCCGGAGGCCGCGGGGGTCGAGGAGGCGGAGCGGCGAGCCCGCGGCTGCCGCCTGCAGTACCAGCGCGCCGGCGTGCGCTTCCTCGTCCCCTTCGCTGCCCATCCGCTGGACGGCGGCCGCCGCCTCACCCATCTGCTCGGCCCGGACTGGCTGCTGGACGTGTCCCACCTCGTGGCGCCGCACGCCCGTGTGCAAGACCCGCGCGTAGCCTCGCTGGAGGGAGGCCGGGTCCTGGTGGGCCGGGAGCCCGGTGTCACCTCCATCGAG GTGCGCTCCCCATTGTCTGACTCCATCCTCGGGGAGCAGGCGCTGGCTGTGACAGATGACAAGGTCTCCGTGCTGGAGCTGCGGGTGCAGCCGGTGATGGGCATCTCACTGGCCCTAAGCCGGGGCACTGCCCACCCCGGGGAGGTCACAGCCACGTGCTGGGCGCAGTCCGCCCTTCCCGCCCCAAAGCAG GAGGTGGCCCTCTCCCTATGGCTGTCCTTCTCTGACCACACCCTGGCCCCCGCCGAGCTCTACGACCACCATGACCTGGGACTGTCCGTCTCAGCCGAGGAGCCCGGTGCCGTGCTGCCAGCTGAGGAGCAGGGTGCCCATCTCCGGGTGGTGGTGAGTGGGGCGGGTGCCGAGGGGCTGCCCTTGCACGTGGCTCTGCACCCCCCGGAGCCCTGCCGCCGCGGCCGCCACCGTGTGCCCTTGGCCTCCGGCACTGCCTGGCTAGGGCGGCCCCCTGCTCCCACCCCGGCCCCTGCCCTCCCATCCAGCCCAGCTCAGAGCTCATCGCCAGCTCTAGAGGCCAGCGTGGGTGGAGGACGGCGGGCAGCAGGCAGCATGGGGGGCAGTGGGGATGTGAGGGGCAAGTTCGAGCAGACAGAGGAAGAGGCcgggaaggaggaggcagaagctagggaggaggatgaggatgagggagaggaggagatggttccCGCCCCTCAGCGGGTCACCGAGCTAGAGCTGGGCATGTATGCCCTGCTGGGCATCTTCTGTCTGGCCATCCTCATCTTCTTGGTCAATGGCGTGGTCTTCGTGCTGCGCTACCAGCGCAAGGAGCCTCCCGACGGTGCTGCTGACCctgcctccccccagccccacaaCTGGGTCTGGCTGGGCACCGACCAGGAGGAACTGAGTCGCCAGCTGGACCGGCAGTCCCCTGGCCCGCccaagggggaggggggctgccctTGCgagagtgggggaggaggggaggccctgaccctggcccaggcccaggcccaggcccctgCTGGGGGCACCACCAGCTCCTCGGGCACCCTGGCCAGGAAGGAAGCTGGGGGGCGGAGGAAGCGCGTGGAGTTTGTGACGTTTGCGCCAGCACCCCCGGCCCAGCTGCCCGAGGAGCCGGTGGGGGCTCCGGCCGTGCAGTCCATCCTGGTGGCGGGCGAGGAGGACATCCGCTGGGTGTGTGAGGACATGGGGCTTAAGGACCCCGAGGAGCTACGCAGCTACATGGAGCGGATCCGGGGCAGCTCCTGA
- the TMEM132A gene encoding transmembrane protein 132A isoform X3 has translation MQQQQPLLQTVWHGLQSPPLATVSPSAPSTVDCDQDPLDPVYLPAALGLLDAPEHFRVQQVGRYPPANSSLGSRSETFLLLQPWPRAQPLLRASYPPFATQQVVPPRVTDPHQRPVPWDVRAVSVEAAVTPAEPHARVLFHLRGQDWPPGPGSLPCARLHATHPAGTAHRACRFQPSLGACVVELEFPSHWFSQGSATRAELAYTLEPAAEGPGGCESGGEEDPGEQALPVGSVELRPADPPQHQEVPLDEAVTLRVPDVPVRPGQLFSATLLLRHNFTAGVLTLRIKVKKGLHVMAARLAQPTLWTAKLDRFKGSKHHTTLITCHRVGPVEPNSSSPLELSEFLWVDFLVENGTSGGVAVTRPVTWQLEYPGQAPEAEKDKMVWEILVSERDIRALVPLAKAEELVNTAPLTGVPRRVPVRLVTVDSGGALVEVTEHIGCESANTQVLQVSEACDAVFVSGKESRGARGVRVDFWWRRLRASLRMTVWAPLLPLRIEVTDTTLEQVRGWRVPGPAEGALEPEAAGVEEAERRARGCRLQYQRAGVRFLVPFAAHPLDGGRRLTHLLGPDWLLDVSHLVAPHARVQDPRVASLEGGRVLVGREPGVTSIEVRSPLSDSILGEQALAVTDDKVSVLELRVQPVMGISLALSRGTAHPGEVTATCWAQSALPAPKQEVALSLWLSFSDHTLAPAELYDHHDLGLSVSAEEPGAVLPAEEQGAHLRVVVSGAGAEGLPLHVALHPPEPCRRGRHRVPLASGTAWLGRPPAPTPAPALPSSPAQSSSPALEASVGGGRRAAGSMGGSGDVRGKFEQTEEEAGKEEAEAREEDEDEGEEEMVPAPQRVTELELGMYALLGIFCLAILIFLVNGVVFVLRYQRKEPPDGAADPASPQPHNWVWLGTDQEELSRQLDRQSPGPPKGEGGCPCESGGGGEALTLAQAQAQAPAGGTTSSSGTLARKEAGGRRKRVEFVTFAPAPPAQLPEEPVGAPAVQSILVAGEEDIRWVCEDMGLKDPEELRSYMERIRGSS, from the exons ATGCAGCAGCAACAACCCCTCCTCCAGACCGTGTGGCACGGTTTACAGAGCCCTCCGCTGGCTACCGTGTCACCAAGTGCTCCTTCTACAG TGGACTGTGACCAGGACCCCCTGGACCCCGTCTACCTGCCGGCGGCCCTGGGACTCCTGGATGCCCCTGAGCACTTCCGTGTGCAGCAGGTGGGCCGCTACCCCCCTGCTAACTCCTCTCTGGGCTCCCGATCTGAGACCTTTCTGCTCCTGcagccctggcccagggcccagccaCTTCTCCGGGCCTCCTACCCACCCTTCGCCACTCAGCAG GTGGTCCCTCCTCGGGTCACTGACCCACACCAACGGCCAGTCCCATGGGACGTGAGGGCTGTATCAGTGGAAGCGGCCGTGACTCCAGCAGAGCCCCACGCCCGTGTCCTCTTCCACCTCAGAGGGCAGGATTggcccccagggcctggcagcCTGCCCTGTGCCCGGCTCCATGCCACACACCCTGCAGGCACTGCTCACCGAGCCTGCCGCTTCCAG CCATCCCTGGGCGCCTGTGTGGTGGAGCTGGAGTTCCCTTCGCACTGGTTCTCCCAGGGCTCCGCCACCCGGGCAGAGCTGGCCTACACGCTGGAGCCAGCAGCTGAGGGTCCTGGGGGCTGTGAGTCTGGCGGGGAGGAAGACCCCGGGGAGCAGGCCCTCCCAGTGGGCAGTGTGGAGCTGCGCCCAGCGGACCCCCCACAGCACCAAGAGGTGCCCCTGGATGAGGCAGTGACTCTGCGGGTGCCTGACGTGCCTGTGCGGCCCGGCCAGCTCTTCAGCGCCACCCTCCTGCTTCGGCACAACTTCACGGCTGGTGTCCTGACCCTGCG gaTCAAGGTAAAGAAGGGGCTGCACGTGATGGCTGCCCGCCTAGCCCAGCCCACCCTCTGGACTGCCAAGCTGGACCGCTTCAAGGGCTCCAAGCACCACACCACTCTCATAACCTGCCATCGAGTCGGGCCAGTGGAGCCAAACTCCAG CAGCCCCCTTGAACTGTCCGAGTTCCTGTGGGTGGACTTTTTGGTGGAGAATGGCACTAGTGGGGGCGTGGCAGTCACTCGCCCTGTCACCTGGCAGCTAGAGTACCCAGGCCAGGCCCCCGAAGCAGAGAAGGACAAAATGGTGTGGGAGATCCTGGTGTCGGAGCGGGACATAAGAGCCCTCGTCCCACTGGCCAAG gctgaggagctCGTGAACACGGCGCCGTTGACTGGAGTGCCGCGGCGTGTCCCTGTGCGCCTTGTCACCGTGGACAGTGGCGGAGCTCTGGTGGAGGTGACAGAACACATCGGCTGCGAGTCGGCCAACACACAGGTCCTGCAG GTGTCTGAGGCCTGTGACGCTGTGTTTGTGTCCGGCAAGGAGAGCCGGGGCGCTCGGGGGGTGCGGGTGGATTTCTGGTGGCGCCGGCTGCGGGCCTCGCTGCGGATGACAGTGTGGGCCCCACTGCTGCCCCTGCGCATCGAGGTGACTGACACCACCCTCGAGCAGGTCCGAGGCTGGAGGGTACCTGGCCCAGCGGAAGG GGCGCTGGAGCCGGAGGCCGCGGGGGTCGAGGAGGCGGAGCGGCGAGCCCGCGGCTGCCGCCTGCAGTACCAGCGCGCCGGCGTGCGCTTCCTCGTCCCCTTCGCTGCCCATCCGCTGGACGGCGGCCGCCGCCTCACCCATCTGCTCGGCCCGGACTGGCTGCTGGACGTGTCCCACCTCGTGGCGCCGCACGCCCGTGTGCAAGACCCGCGCGTAGCCTCGCTGGAGGGAGGCCGGGTCCTGGTGGGCCGGGAGCCCGGTGTCACCTCCATCGAG GTGCGCTCCCCATTGTCTGACTCCATCCTCGGGGAGCAGGCGCTGGCTGTGACAGATGACAAGGTCTCCGTGCTGGAGCTGCGGGTGCAGCCGGTGATGGGCATCTCACTGGCCCTAAGCCGGGGCACTGCCCACCCCGGGGAGGTCACAGCCACGTGCTGGGCGCAGTCCGCCCTTCCCGCCCCAAAGCAG GAGGTGGCCCTCTCCCTATGGCTGTCCTTCTCTGACCACACCCTGGCCCCCGCCGAGCTCTACGACCACCATGACCTGGGACTGTCCGTCTCAGCCGAGGAGCCCGGTGCCGTGCTGCCAGCTGAGGAGCAGGGTGCCCATCTCCGGGTGGTGGTGAGTGGGGCGGGTGCCGAGGGGCTGCCCTTGCACGTGGCTCTGCACCCCCCGGAGCCCTGCCGCCGCGGCCGCCACCGTGTGCCCTTGGCCTCCGGCACTGCCTGGCTAGGGCGGCCCCCTGCTCCCACCCCGGCCCCTGCCCTCCCATCCAGCCCAGCTCAGAGCTCATCGCCAGCTCTAGAGGCCAGCGTGGGTGGAGGACGGCGGGCAGCAGGCAGCATGGGGGGCAGTGGGGATGTGAGGGGCAAGTTCGAGCAGACAGAGGAAGAGGCcgggaaggaggaggcagaagctagggaggaggatgaggatgagggagaggaggagatggttccCGCCCCTCAGCGGGTCACCGAGCTAGAGCTGGGCATGTATGCCCTGCTGGGCATCTTCTGTCTGGCCATCCTCATCTTCTTGGTCAATGGCGTGGTCTTCGTGCTGCGCTACCAGCGCAAGGAGCCTCCCGACGGTGCTGCTGACCctgcctccccccagccccacaaCTGGGTCTGGCTGGGCACCGACCAGGAGGAACTGAGTCGCCAGCTGGACCGGCAGTCCCCTGGCCCGCccaagggggaggggggctgccctTGCgagagtgggggaggaggggaggccctgaccctggcccaggcccaggcccaggcccctgCTGGGGGCACCACCAGCTCCTCGGGCACCCTGGCCAGGAAGGAAGCTGGGGGGCGGAGGAAGCGCGTGGAGTTTGTGACGTTTGCGCCAGCACCCCCGGCCCAGCTGCCCGAGGAGCCGGTGGGGGCTCCGGCCGTGCAGTCCATCCTGGTGGCGGGCGAGGAGGACATCCGCTGGGTGTGTGAGGACATGGGGCTTAAGGACCCCGAGGAGCTACGCAGCTACATGGAGCGGATCCGGGGCAGCTCCTGA